One region of Flavobacterium sp. GSB-24 genomic DNA includes:
- a CDS encoding tryptophan 7-halogenase, with translation MTKEFVDVLVIGAGPSGCVSASYLFKNNVKVKVVEKTKFPRLVVGESLIPRVMDHFAEAELFEALDAMNFEKKLGARFIRGEEICVFDFSKKFGEGWDWTWQVPRADFDNTMAQEIVRKGIDLEFETEVLEVSFEGKNSKTIVKDAAGNLKEIHAKFIIDSSGYGRVLPRLLDLDTPSKLDPHSSIFTHVKDINRPEGEEGTQISFDILETEVWLWVIPFSNGNTSLGVVGPTDFINSLSENKDNAEALKNAIQKSDYYIKRFKGTEFLFEPVKLENYSRAVKRMYGDGFALTGNSSEFLDPVFSSGVAFATESGMLAAKLYLKESQGIPVDWEVEFTQYMKNGIAVFTTYVKEWYTGNLQTLFFHQPENPDVKEKICSVLAGYVWNEENPFVKKHDHVIANMAYLLNMQKEQSPE, from the coding sequence ATGACAAAGGAGTTTGTTGATGTTTTAGTGATTGGTGCAGGACCATCTGGTTGTGTTTCGGCATCCTATCTTTTTAAAAACAATGTTAAGGTTAAAGTTGTAGAAAAAACGAAGTTTCCGAGACTGGTAGTAGGCGAAAGTCTTATTCCTCGTGTTATGGACCATTTTGCTGAGGCAGAATTGTTTGAGGCACTGGATGCGATGAACTTCGAGAAAAAACTAGGAGCTCGTTTTATTAGAGGAGAAGAAATTTGTGTTTTTGATTTTAGTAAAAAATTTGGTGAAGGGTGGGATTGGACCTGGCAGGTTCCTCGTGCTGATTTTGATAATACAATGGCACAGGAAATTGTGCGTAAAGGAATTGATTTGGAGTTTGAAACAGAGGTTTTAGAAGTTTCTTTTGAAGGAAAGAATTCAAAAACCATTGTAAAAGATGCAGCCGGGAACTTAAAAGAGATTCACGCTAAATTCATAATTGATTCTAGCGGATATGGTCGTGTTCTTCCAAGGCTTTTAGATTTGGATACGCCTTCGAAATTAGATCCGCATTCTTCTATTTTTACGCATGTAAAAGATATTAACAGACCAGAAGGAGAGGAAGGGACTCAGATTTCTTTTGATATTTTGGAAACAGAAGTATGGCTTTGGGTAATCCCGTTTTCGAATGGAAATACAAGTTTGGGAGTTGTTGGTCCGACAGATTTTATCAATTCGCTTTCTGAAAATAAAGATAATGCTGAGGCTTTGAAAAATGCTATTCAGAAGTCTGATTATTATATTAAAAGATTTAAAGGAACTGAATTTTTGTTCGAACCTGTTAAATTAGAAAACTACTCAAGAGCGGTAAAAAGAATGTACGGCGATGGTTTTGCGTTGACTGGAAATAGTTCTGAATTTTTAGATCCAGTTTTTTCTTCTGGAGTTGCCTTTGCAACCGAATCTGGAATGCTGGCGGCAAAATTATATTTGAAAGAATCGCAGGGAATTCCTGTTGACTGGGAAGTTGAATTTACCCAATACATGAAAAACGGAATTGCAGTTTTTACCACTTACGTGAAAGAATGGTATACTGGAAATCTTCAGACTTTATTCTTCCATCAGCCAGAAAATCCAGATGTGAAAGAAAAAATTTGTTCTGTTCTGGCGGGTTATGTATGGAATGAAGAAAATCCGTTTGTGAAAAAACATGATCATGTCATAGCCAATATGGCGTATTTACTAAATATGCAAAAAGAACAAAGCCCTGAATAA
- a CDS encoding aromatic amino acid ammonia-lyase yields MNTINEYLSLTEFEAIIFGNQKVKISDVVLNRVNESFNFLKEFSGNKVIYGVNTGFGPMAQYRIKESDQIQLQYNLIRSHSSGTGKPLSPECAKAAILARLNTLSLGNSGVHSSVIHLMAELINRDITPLIFEHGGVGASGDLVQLSHLALVLIGEGEVFYKGERRPTPEVFEIEGLKPIQVEIREGLALINGTSVMTGIGVVNVHYAQKLLDWSLKASCAINELVQAYDDHFSAELNQTKRHKGQQEVAERMRKNLSDSTLIRKREDHLYSGENTEEIFKEKVQEYYSLRCVPQILGPVLETINNVASILEDEFNSANDNPIIDVKNKHVYHGGNFHGDYISLEMDKLKIVITKLTMLAERQLNYLLNSKINEILPPFVNLGTLGFNFGMQGVQFVATSTTAENQMLSNPMYVHSIPNNNDNQDIVSMGTNAAVITSKVIENSFEVLAIELITIVQAIDYLGQKDKISSVTKKWYDDVRNIIPEFKEDQVMYPFVQKVKDYLINS; encoded by the coding sequence ATGAATACAATTAATGAATATTTAAGTTTAACGGAATTTGAAGCCATAATATTTGGAAATCAAAAAGTTAAAATTAGTGATGTCGTTCTAAACCGCGTAAACGAGAGTTTTAACTTCTTAAAAGAATTCTCAGGAAACAAAGTTATATACGGAGTAAATACTGGCTTTGGTCCAATGGCTCAATATAGAATTAAAGAGTCTGATCAAATTCAATTACAATATAATTTAATTAGAAGCCACTCTTCTGGAACAGGAAAACCATTAAGTCCTGAGTGTGCAAAAGCTGCAATTTTAGCAAGATTAAATACTTTGTCTTTAGGAAATTCAGGAGTTCATTCTTCTGTAATTCATTTAATGGCAGAATTAATCAATAGAGATATTACGCCCTTAATTTTTGAACACGGCGGCGTGGGTGCCAGCGGTGACTTGGTACAATTATCACATTTAGCTTTAGTGTTAATTGGTGAAGGCGAGGTTTTTTATAAAGGAGAAAGAAGACCAACACCAGAAGTTTTCGAAATTGAAGGTTTGAAACCAATTCAAGTAGAAATTAGAGAAGGTCTGGCATTAATCAACGGAACTTCTGTAATGACAGGAATTGGAGTTGTAAATGTTCATTATGCTCAAAAATTATTAGATTGGTCGTTAAAAGCTTCTTGTGCAATTAACGAATTGGTTCAAGCTTATGATGATCATTTCTCAGCAGAATTAAACCAAACCAAACGTCATAAAGGACAACAGGAAGTGGCAGAAAGAATGAGAAAAAATCTTTCTGACAGTACTTTGATCCGCAAAAGAGAAGACCATTTATATTCTGGTGAAAATACCGAAGAAATCTTCAAAGAAAAAGTTCAAGAATATTATTCACTAAGATGTGTGCCTCAAATTTTGGGACCTGTTTTAGAAACTATAAATAATGTAGCTTCTATTTTAGAAGACGAATTTAACTCGGCAAATGACAATCCAATTATAGACGTAAAAAACAAACACGTTTATCACGGAGGAAATTTCCACGGAGATTACATTTCGCTTGAAATGGATAAACTGAAAATCGTTATTACCAAATTAACGATGCTGGCAGAACGTCAATTGAATTATTTATTGAATTCAAAAATCAACGAAATCCTTCCTCCATTTGTAAACTTAGGAACATTAGGATTTAATTTCGGAATGCAGGGAGTACAATTCGTTGCAACTTCAACAACTGCCGAAAACCAAATGCTGTCAAACCCAATGTACGTTCATAGTATTCCAAATAACAATGACAATCAAGACATTGTAAGTATGGGAACAAATGCTGCAGTAATCACATCAAAAGTTATTGAGAATTCTTTTGAGGTTTTGGCTATCGAATTAATTACAATCGTTCAGGCAATTGATTATTTAGGACAAAAAGATAAAATTTCGTCTGTTACTAAAAAATGGTACGACGATGTTCGCAATATAATTCCAGAGTTTAAAGAAGATCAGGTAATGTATCCTTTTGTGCAAAAAGTAAAAGATTATTTGATAAACAGTTAA